A part of Carettochelys insculpta isolate YL-2023 chromosome 1, ASM3395843v1, whole genome shotgun sequence genomic DNA contains:
- the CNMD gene encoding leukocyte cell-derived chemotaxin 1: MAESSEKAPLALAGPEDAELSLPPAYTAVPLRPASPGRLLKIGAVVLIAGALLLLCGAIGAFYFWKGSDRHIYNVHYTMSINGKVQEGSMEIDSGNNLETFKTGSGNEEAIEVHDFQIGITGIRFAGGEKCYIKAQAKAHIPDVSTMTKESLSFDLEDKIMPVRFEENSLIWVAADQPVKDNSFLSPNILELCGNLPIFWLRPTYPKDSQRKKRAIKRKIRQAQSNFDLDQVEATSEVATTRLSTTKPARKPTHQSNATDPNEQDASRTFNPENPYHQLEGEGMTFDPMLDHEGVCCIECRRSYTQCQRICEPLLGYYPWPYNYQGCRSACRIIMPCSWWVARILGVV, encoded by the exons ATGGCCGAGAGCTCGGAGAAAGCGCCCCTCGCCCTGGCGGGGCCGGAGGACGCGGAGCTGAGTCTGCCGCCT GCCTACACGGCGGTGCCGCTGAGACCCGCCAGCCCCGGGCGGCTGCTGAAGATCGGAGCCGTGGTGCTGATCGccggagccctgctgctgctctgcgggGCCATCGGCGCCTTCTACTTCTGGAAGGGCAGCGACCGGCAC ATTTACAATGTCCATTATACTATGAGTATTAATGGAAAAGTACAAGAGGGATCAATGGAAATAGATTCTGGGAACAACCTAGAGACCTTCAAAACTGGAAGTGGAAATGAAGAAGCTATCGAAGTTCATGATTTCCAGATA GGCATAACTGGGATCCgttttgctggaggagagaagtgCTACATTAAAGCACAAGCTAAAGCACACATCCCTGATGTCAGCACCATGACTAAAGAAAGCCTCTCGTTTGATCTG GAAGATAAAATTATGCCCGTTAGATTTGAAGAAAATTCCCTTATCTGGGTGGCTGCAGATCAGCCTGTAAAGGATAACAGCTTCCTAAGTCCCAACATTTTAGAGCTTTGTGGAAATCTTCCTATTTTCTGGCTTCGACCAACATACCCAAAAG atagccAGAGAAAGAAGCGAGCAATCAAAAGAAAAATACGTCAAGCTCAGTCAAACTTTGATCTGGACCAAGTTGAAGCTACTTCTGAAGTAGCAACTACTAGGTTATCTACTACAAAGCCTGCTCGAAAACCCACACACCAATCTAATGCCACTGATCCCAATGAGCAAGATGCCAGTAGAACCTTTAATCCAGAAAATCCGTATCAT CAACTCGAAGGCGAAGGGATGACGTTTGACCCAATGCTGGACCACGAAGGCGTGTGCTGTATTGAATGTCGGCGAAGTTACACACAGTGCCAGAGAATTTGTGAACCTCTCCTGGGCTATTACCCTTGGCCCTACAACTACCAAGGGTGTCGTTCTGCCTGCCGAATTATTATGCCGTGCAGCTGGTGGGTTGCCCGTATCTTGGGTGTCGTGTGA